The window GGTTGCTGACGATGAGGCCGTCCATGCCGCGCCGGGCGGCCTCACGGGCGTCGTCGGGGTGCAGGATGCCTTTGAGGATGATGGGCAGATCCGTCCAGCCACGCAGGCGTGAGAGGTCTTCCCACTGCAGATCGGGGCGGGTGTAGCTGGCGGTGAAATGAGCTGCCGCTGCCCGCATCTGCGCCAGCGAGAGGCCGAACTTGCGCCCGTGCGCGCCCAGGCTGGCCGCCGTCTTGAGAAGGGCGGGCGAGGGCCGGGGCGAGGCGGCGGGCAGCGTCACGCCCGCGAGCCTGGACCGGAAATGCGGGTCCGTCAGGTACTGCGCCAGCCCCTGCCCGCGCAGGAAGGGCAGGTGGCCCAGGTCCAGATCGCGGGGCCGCCAGCCCAGCAGCGTGGTGTCCAGCGTCAGCACGATCGCCTCCGCGCCGCAGGTCTCGGCCCGGCGCACGAAGGAGCGCGTGACCTCCTCGTCGGTGCCCCAGTACAGCTGGAACCAGCGGGGCGCGTCGCCCATGGCCGAGGCCACCTGCTCCATCGGCTCGGACGCCTGCGAGGAAAAGACGAACGGCACGCCCAACGTGGCGGCGGCGCGGCCCACCGCCAGATCCGCCTCCGGATGGGCCAGTTCCAGCACGCCCAGCGGGGCCAGCAACACGGGAGCCGGGTAACTCTGGCCGAACAACTCCACGCTCAGGTCCCGCGACGCCGAACCGCACAGCCGGCGGGGCAGCAGTTTCACGCCCGCAAAGGCGTCCAGATTGGCCCGCATGGTCCGTTCCGCGCCCGCGCCGCCCGCCAGATACGCGAAGGCCGCCGCGTCCAGCTTGCGCCGCGCCGCCTCCTGCAGGCGTTCGGGGGCCACCGGCACCAGCGGGCGCGTGCCGCCCAGCCCGTCCACGAAAATCTGCGTCTGACGGCTGCGGCCAGGGCCGGGAGCCAGCGGTCTGGGGGGGGACATGCTGGAAGTGTACCGTCGTACCGTCAGCCCCCCCCGGCGGTCAGACCACCCTACAGGCTGGCCGCCACCCGCGCGAACAGCGCCGGCACGGGCGGCACGGCCCCGCCGTCCACCCAGCCGAAGCGGCGATCCCGCACGCAGCCACCCACACCCACGCCCATGCCCCCCGGAAAGAAGGAGGTCAGATCGAGTGGCCCCTCCACCCTGACCGCGCCGGGCAGCGCCGCCAGTGCGCGGTCTACCTGATGCGCGTGCCCGAAGTGCATCAGGTGCAGCTGACCCTCTACAGCCCAGGCAAAGCGCGGCAGGGGTTCGGACAGGGCGTCCAGCGAGCCGGGGGCCGTGACGTGACGGGCCGCCCGGCCGGGGCGCAGGCGCAGCGTAACTTCCAGCGCCTCGCCCAGCGCCCCAAAACTGCCCACGAAGGGGCGGGTCAGATCGTAGCCCTGCACGTTCTTGACCGTCCGGCCCCCGGCCCGCACCACCCGGCCCGACGGCGCGCGGAAGG is drawn from Deinococcus radiopugnans ATCC 19172 and contains these coding sequences:
- a CDS encoding lactate 2-monooxygenase translates to MSPPRPLAPGPGRSRQTQIFVDGLGGTRPLVPVAPERLQEAARRKLDAAAFAYLAGGAGAERTMRANLDAFAGVKLLPRRLCGSASRDLSVELFGQSYPAPVLLAPLGVLELAHPEADLAVGRAAATLGVPFVFSSQASEPMEQVASAMGDAPRWFQLYWGTDEEVTRSFVRRAETCGAEAIVLTLDTTLLGWRPRDLDLGHLPFLRGQGLAQYLTDPHFRSRLAGVTLPAASPRPSPALLKTAASLGAHGRKFGLSLAQMRAAAAHFTASYTRPDLQWEDLSRLRGWTDLPIILKGILHPDDAREAARRGMDGLIVSNHGGRQIDGEVGSLTMLPRVVEAAGELPVLLDSGVRTGSDVAKALALGARAVLLGRPYAYGLALAGEAGVAEVIRNVVAEFDLTLGLLGAHAARELGPAHLA
- a CDS encoding DUF5639 domain-containing protein, with product MPEPRIDVSPGDQTLTVSGDVSLLEVYAALPPGLYPPFPPVELPGGVGGLVSRGGFGQTFFSGAEVLGVTFRAPSGRVVRAGGRTVKNVQGYDLTRPFVGSFGALGEALEVTLRLRPGRAARHVTAPGSLDALSEPLPRFAWAVEGQLHLMHFGHAHQVDRALAALPGAVRVEGPLDLTSFFPGGMGVGVGGCVRDRRFGWVDGGAVPPVPALFARVAASL